A single window of Archangium gephyra DNA harbors:
- a CDS encoding ATP-binding protein has product MSGALRIDVLKVHGFGHFSGYELELGPGLNLLYGPNEAGKSTLLAFIRGMLFGFEKRGRSESRYEPEAGPHGGELWMRSGAGPLGVRRVADRKGKAAVTVLSPEGHELLASRLDEALAHVSRELFCEVFAFSLDELSSFEQLVEEDGVSRALFAAGLRGARRLPEVEKNLEKRAGELFKVSGKNPELNQVLRQLEEVRGKLDALKDRPEEYFKERERLASLGRQQEEAVARQEQISRELGRLSRLEAALGDLGELARLRAELAVLPELSSFPPGGAARLEELLQRRTEARAQQARVEELLSTAGAELARLSSASAVREREEALRLALGAFTARAELLRALPGRRAALEARRHEVEQSLGGLGLEVDAAGLLALELGAAARGTLESLADRLAKAEAERREAEVAFGRARVERERIEASLARLQAERTKLPDVSAAELRQRQAALSRSRLLRVEREQLAAQRAELQQRLQALRAQAEPEPGAAPAPWLVLMGAGVAVVWVGALALQGGAKEGAMALLGALLLIVPLVLGYVRSVRSHQRTVEAHAVRQRQRAQELTRMQSALDSLSGRLLGLERELSAAMSEAGVTAEASTAGLAGAEAALAEALRQAERVEHLGREREAREAERDGVVREAQAAELAGQRADARGRTLRAELAGLLEARGFPVELSPQRALALWRDAAEQRQRLADLGADERALAADEATCDAAVFRLLEEARAAGLPTGPVEVVAARVASALEELKAREVEARALRARADEWAGDRARFARLREAEEQALAALLARGGCTTEELFRERARQAEHFEALTRRVRELTWRIEAATGQEEPAVREAILAAGGEEPLKEKLGQLRMQEPACAEHLKRLHTEYGSTRSQLERWETDEALAALRIQEERLRARAAELATRYARDRLALALLSRARRRFEEEQQPRVIQLASEHFAALTAGRYRRVFLPAGGKRELRVSDARRDWSAEQLSRGTREQLYLAFRLAVIQDFGETRGALPLIVDDILVNFDLERTRGALKLLSRLSEHHQVIAFTCHPWMRECFEVEGARVVELGSTKEETTVPGMGTVVKLPSPLGRGTG; this is encoded by the coding sequence GTGAGCGGGGCCCTGCGCATCGACGTGCTGAAGGTGCACGGCTTCGGCCACTTCTCCGGGTACGAGCTGGAGCTGGGGCCGGGGCTCAACCTGCTGTACGGGCCGAACGAGGCGGGCAAGAGCACGCTGCTCGCGTTCATCCGCGGCATGTTGTTTGGCTTCGAGAAGCGGGGCCGCTCGGAGTCCCGGTACGAGCCGGAGGCGGGGCCCCACGGGGGCGAGCTGTGGATGCGCTCGGGGGCGGGCCCGCTGGGGGTGCGCCGCGTGGCGGACAGGAAGGGCAAGGCGGCGGTGACGGTGCTGAGCCCGGAGGGGCACGAGCTGCTCGCCTCGCGGCTGGACGAGGCGCTGGCGCACGTGTCGCGGGAGCTGTTCTGCGAGGTGTTCGCCTTCAGCCTGGACGAGCTCTCCAGCTTCGAGCAGCTGGTGGAGGAGGACGGTGTGTCGCGGGCGCTCTTCGCCGCCGGGCTGCGGGGAGCGCGCAGGCTGCCGGAGGTGGAGAAGAACCTGGAGAAGCGCGCGGGCGAGCTCTTCAAGGTGAGTGGGAAGAATCCCGAGCTCAACCAGGTGCTCCGGCAGCTGGAGGAGGTGCGGGGGAAGCTGGACGCGCTGAAGGACAGGCCGGAGGAGTACTTCAAGGAGCGCGAGCGTCTGGCGTCGCTGGGGCGGCAGCAGGAGGAGGCGGTGGCCCGCCAGGAGCAGATCTCCCGGGAGCTGGGGCGGCTGTCCCGGCTGGAGGCGGCGCTCGGAGACCTGGGGGAGCTGGCGAGGCTGAGGGCGGAGCTGGCCGTGCTGCCGGAGCTGTCGTCCTTCCCACCGGGCGGGGCGGCGCGGTTGGAGGAGCTGCTCCAGCGGCGGACGGAGGCTCGGGCGCAGCAGGCCCGTGTGGAGGAGTTGTTGTCCACGGCGGGGGCGGAGCTGGCCCGGCTGTCGTCGGCCTCGGCGGTGCGGGAGCGGGAGGAGGCGCTGCGCCTGGCGCTGGGGGCCTTCACCGCGAGGGCCGAGCTGCTGCGGGCGTTGCCGGGCCGCCGTGCGGCGCTCGAGGCGAGGCGTCACGAGGTGGAGCAGTCGCTGGGGGGACTGGGGCTGGAGGTGGACGCGGCGGGCCTGCTGGCGTTGGAGCTGGGGGCGGCGGCGCGAGGCACGCTGGAGTCGCTGGCGGACCGGCTGGCGAAGGCGGAAGCGGAGCGGCGCGAGGCGGAGGTGGCGTTCGGACGGGCCCGCGTGGAGCGGGAGCGCATCGAAGCCTCCCTGGCGCGCTTGCAGGCGGAGCGCACGAAGCTCCCGGACGTGTCCGCGGCGGAGCTGCGCCAGCGGCAGGCGGCGTTGAGCCGTTCGAGGCTGCTGCGGGTGGAGCGCGAGCAGCTCGCGGCACAGCGGGCCGAGCTGCAACAGCGGCTCCAGGCCCTGCGCGCGCAGGCGGAGCCGGAGCCCGGAGCGGCTCCCGCGCCCTGGCTGGTGCTGATGGGGGCGGGCGTGGCGGTGGTGTGGGTGGGCGCGCTGGCGCTCCAAGGAGGCGCGAAGGAAGGGGCCATGGCCCTGCTGGGCGCGCTGCTGCTCATCGTGCCGCTGGTGCTCGGCTACGTGCGCTCGGTGAGGAGCCACCAGCGGACGGTGGAGGCCCACGCCGTGCGTCAGCGTCAACGTGCGCAGGAACTGACGCGGATGCAGTCGGCGCTGGACTCCCTGTCGGGGCGGCTGTTGGGGCTGGAGCGGGAGCTGTCGGCGGCCATGAGCGAGGCGGGCGTGACCGCCGAGGCCTCCACGGCCGGGCTCGCCGGAGCGGAAGCGGCATTGGCGGAGGCACTGCGACAGGCCGAGCGTGTGGAGCACCTCGGGCGCGAGCGCGAGGCGCGTGAGGCGGAGCGGGACGGGGTGGTGCGCGAGGCGCAGGCGGCGGAGCTGGCGGGACAGCGGGCGGATGCGCGGGGGCGGACGCTCCGGGCGGAGCTGGCCGGGCTGCTGGAGGCACGGGGCTTTCCCGTGGAGCTCTCTCCGCAGCGGGCGTTGGCACTGTGGCGCGACGCGGCCGAGCAGCGGCAGCGGCTGGCGGACCTGGGCGCGGACGAGCGGGCCCTGGCCGCGGACGAGGCCACCTGTGACGCGGCCGTCTTTCGGCTGCTGGAGGAGGCGCGGGCGGCGGGGCTCCCCACGGGGCCCGTGGAGGTGGTGGCCGCCCGGGTGGCCTCGGCGTTGGAGGAGCTGAAGGCCCGGGAGGTGGAGGCTCGGGCCCTGCGGGCGCGCGCGGACGAGTGGGCCGGGGACAGGGCGCGGTTCGCTCGGCTGCGGGAGGCCGAGGAGCAGGCCCTGGCGGCGTTGCTGGCCCGAGGTGGCTGCACCACGGAGGAGCTGTTCCGCGAGCGGGCGCGGCAGGCGGAGCACTTCGAGGCGCTCACCCGGCGCGTGCGCGAACTGACCTGGCGCATCGAGGCGGCCACGGGGCAGGAGGAGCCCGCCGTACGGGAAGCCATCCTGGCCGCGGGAGGCGAGGAGCCGCTGAAGGAGAAACTGGGGCAGCTGCGGATGCAGGAGCCGGCGTGCGCCGAGCACCTCAAGCGGCTGCACACGGAGTACGGCTCCACCCGGAGCCAGCTCGAGCGCTGGGAGACGGACGAGGCGCTGGCGGCGCTGCGCATCCAGGAGGAGCGGCTGAGGGCGCGGGCGGCGGAGCTGGCGACGCGGTATGCGAGGGATCGGCTGGCGCTGGCGCTGCTGTCCCGTGCGAGGAGACGCTTCGAGGAGGAGCAGCAGCCGAGGGTCATCCAGCTGGCCTCGGAGCACTTCGCGGCGCTCACGGCGGGCCGCTACCGGCGCGTCTTCCTCCCGGCGGGAGGCAAGCGCGAGCTGCGGGTGAGTGATGCGCGGAGGGACTGGAGCGCGGAGCAGCTCTCGAGAGGAACGCGGGAGCAGCTCTACCTGGCGTTCCGGCTGGCGGTCATCCAGGACTTCGGCGAGACGCGAGGCGCCCTGCCGCTCATCGTGGACGACATCCTGGTGAACTTCGATCTGGAGCGGACGCGAGGAGCACTCAAGCTGCTCTCCCGCCTGTCCGAGCACCACCAGGTCATCGCCTTCACCTGTCACCCGTGGATGCGCGAGTGCTTCGAGGTGGAGGGGGCGCGGGTGGTGGAGCTCGGGTCCACGAAAGAAGAAACCACGGTCCCCGGGATGGGAACCGTGGTCAAACTCCCCTCTCCCCTCGGGAGAGGGACGGGGTGA
- a CDS encoding metallophosphoesterase family protein, whose amino-acid sequence MRFKFVHAADLHLDTPFRGVPADSGLTGTFQQATFRAFSRIVDVCLREHVAFLVLAGDLFDAKDRSVRARLVLRRELDRLHLAGIQTFIVHGNHDPLSGDTGALGLPDSVKVFGADWEEVEVRHEGRVLCRVQGVSYPEAELRENLSARFRRTAPDFTVGLLHANLGGVEGHANYAPCTVEDLSARGLDYWALGHVHTRAEYLLAGGAVAVYPGNPQGRHVNEPGERGCVLVEVEEGRTRRRFVPVDRVRWHRLEVGLTGLGSLDGLVAAVTELVDASCPDELEGHAVRLTLTGRGPLHRELSRPEALGQLETELREQLAQRHPPVLLESLRDASRPELELETVRLAGGFSGTLLAEAEALVAEPEALAALWAEDAELRALGQRLRRLGVEALERPRPEWVEQAGWQVVEQLHEEDVA is encoded by the coding sequence ATGCGCTTCAAGTTCGTCCATGCCGCCGATCTGCACCTGGATACTCCCTTCCGCGGCGTGCCCGCGGACTCGGGACTGACGGGCACCTTCCAGCAGGCCACCTTCCGGGCCTTCTCGCGCATCGTGGACGTGTGCCTGCGCGAGCATGTGGCCTTCCTGGTGCTCGCGGGGGACCTCTTCGATGCGAAGGACCGCTCGGTGCGTGCGCGGCTGGTGCTGCGGCGCGAGCTGGACCGGCTGCACCTGGCCGGCATCCAGACCTTCATCGTCCACGGCAACCATGATCCGCTGAGCGGGGACACGGGAGCGCTCGGGCTGCCGGACTCGGTGAAGGTGTTCGGCGCGGACTGGGAAGAGGTGGAGGTGCGCCACGAGGGGCGGGTGCTGTGCCGGGTGCAGGGCGTCTCCTACCCGGAGGCGGAGCTGCGCGAGAACCTGTCGGCGCGCTTCCGCCGGACGGCGCCGGACTTCACGGTGGGGCTGCTGCACGCGAACCTGGGCGGAGTGGAGGGGCACGCCAACTACGCGCCCTGCACGGTGGAGGACTTGAGCGCGCGGGGCCTGGACTACTGGGCGCTGGGCCATGTGCACACGCGCGCCGAGTACCTGCTCGCCGGAGGCGCGGTGGCCGTGTACCCGGGCAACCCGCAGGGGCGGCACGTGAACGAGCCGGGCGAGCGTGGCTGCGTGCTGGTGGAGGTGGAGGAGGGGAGGACGCGGCGGCGCTTCGTCCCGGTGGACCGGGTGCGCTGGCACCGGCTGGAGGTGGGGCTCACGGGGCTCGGGTCGCTGGATGGGCTGGTGGCCGCGGTGACGGAGCTGGTGGACGCGAGCTGCCCGGACGAGCTGGAGGGCCACGCGGTGCGCCTCACGCTCACGGGCCGGGGGCCGCTGCACCGCGAGCTGTCGCGGCCAGAGGCGCTCGGCCAGCTGGAGACGGAGTTGCGCGAGCAGCTCGCCCAGCGCCACCCGCCGGTGCTGCTGGAGTCCCTGCGTGACGCGAGCCGGCCCGAGTTGGAGCTCGAGACGGTGCGCCTGGCGGGAGGCTTCTCCGGGACGCTGCTGGCCGAGGCGGAGGCGCTGGTGGCGGAGCCGGAGGCGCTGGCGGCGCTGTGGGCGGAGGACGCGGAGCTGCGGGCGCTCGGGCAGCGCTTGCGGCGGCTGGGCGTGGAGGCCCTGGAGCGTCCCCGGCCGGAGTGGGTGGAGCAGGCGGGATGGCAGGTGGTGGAGCAGCTGCACGAGGAGGACGTGGCGTGA
- a CDS encoding PspC domain-containing protein, whose amino-acid sequence MEETKQCVACRMDIRADATKCPHCRERQTSGEPMHRGGHGRVVAGVCLALARLLGLDVALVRVAFVLALVLTGGTVMGFYLLLWALTPPSAMGRAPVQRVLGWVGRVGGAPVEEPRVERRV is encoded by the coding sequence ATGGAAGAGACGAAGCAGTGCGTGGCGTGCAGGATGGACATCCGGGCGGATGCCACGAAGTGCCCGCACTGCCGGGAGCGGCAGACGTCGGGCGAGCCGATGCACCGGGGTGGGCACGGGAGGGTGGTGGCGGGGGTGTGTCTGGCGCTGGCGAGGCTGCTGGGCCTGGACGTGGCGCTGGTGCGGGTGGCCTTCGTGCTGGCGCTGGTGCTGACGGGCGGGACGGTGATGGGGTTCTACCTGCTGCTGTGGGCGCTCACGCCGCCGTCGGCGATGGGGCGCGCGCCGGTGCAGCGGGTGCTGGGGTGGGTGGGGCGGGTGGGCGGCGCGCCGGTGGAGGAGCCGCGGGTGGAGCGCCGGGTCTGA
- the aceA gene encoding isocitrate lyase has translation MYDAVTTTNDASPHAKLHAQRFEGITRNYSQADVEKLRGSIRISYTLAEMGSKRLWELLHTKDYVHALGALTGNQAVQMVRAGLEAIYLSGWQVAADANTAGQMYPDQSLYPVDSVPNVVRRINSALRRADQIDHAEGKRDRYWFAPIMADAEAGFGGPLNAYELMKSMIEAGAAGVHFEDQLASEKKCGHMGGKVLVPTNNFIRTLTAARLAADVMGVPTLLVARTDADSAKLLMSDADEYDHAFIDRKAGRSAEGFYRLKGGLECAIARGLAYAPYADLVWCETSTPDLDQARKFAEGIRKKFPNKLLAYNCSPSFNWKKNLDDKTIAKFQRELGAMGYKFQFVTLAGFHALNYSMYELARTYKDRGMAAYSEMQQKEFASEKDGYTATRHQREVGTGYFDKVAEVISGGCSSTLALNDSTETHQF, from the coding sequence ATGTACGACGCCGTGACGACCACGAATGACGCCTCGCCCCACGCCAAGCTCCACGCTCAGCGCTTCGAGGGCATCACCCGCAACTACTCGCAGGCGGACGTCGAGAAGCTGCGCGGCTCCATCCGCATCAGCTACACGCTGGCGGAGATGGGCTCCAAGCGGCTGTGGGAGTTGCTGCACACCAAGGACTATGTCCACGCGCTCGGCGCCCTCACCGGCAACCAGGCCGTGCAGATGGTGCGCGCGGGCCTCGAGGCCATCTACCTGTCCGGCTGGCAGGTCGCCGCCGATGCCAACACCGCCGGGCAGATGTATCCGGACCAGAGCCTCTACCCGGTGGACAGCGTCCCCAACGTGGTGCGCCGCATCAACTCGGCCCTGCGCCGCGCGGATCAGATCGACCACGCCGAGGGCAAGCGCGACCGCTACTGGTTCGCCCCCATCATGGCGGACGCGGAGGCGGGCTTCGGCGGACCGCTCAACGCCTACGAGCTGATGAAGTCCATGATTGAAGCGGGCGCCGCGGGCGTGCACTTCGAGGACCAGCTCGCCAGCGAGAAGAAGTGCGGCCACATGGGCGGCAAGGTGCTCGTGCCCACCAACAACTTCATCCGCACGCTGACGGCCGCGCGCCTGGCCGCGGACGTGATGGGCGTGCCCACCCTGCTCGTGGCCCGCACGGACGCCGACAGCGCCAAGCTGCTCATGAGCGACGCGGACGAGTACGACCACGCCTTCATCGACCGCAAGGCGGGCCGCTCGGCCGAGGGCTTCTACCGCCTCAAGGGCGGCCTGGAGTGCGCCATCGCCCGCGGCCTCGCCTACGCGCCCTACGCGGACCTCGTCTGGTGCGAGACCAGCACCCCGGACCTCGACCAGGCCAGGAAGTTCGCCGAGGGCATCCGCAAGAAGTTCCCCAACAAGCTGCTGGCCTACAACTGCTCGCCGTCCTTCAACTGGAAGAAGAACCTGGACGACAAGACCATCGCGAAGTTCCAGCGCGAGCTCGGCGCCATGGGCTACAAGTTCCAGTTCGTCACCCTCGCCGGCTTCCACGCCCTCAACTACTCGATGTACGAGCTGGCGCGGACCTACAAGGACCGCGGCATGGCGGCCTACTCGGAGATGCAGCAGAAGGAGTTCGCCTCCGAGAAGGACGGCTACACCGCCACCCGCCACCAGCGTGAGGTGGGCACCGGCTACTTCGACAAGGTCGCCGAGGTCATCTCCGGCGGCTGCTCCAGCACGCTGGCGCTGAACGACTCCACCGAGACCCACCAGTTCTGA
- the aceB gene encoding malate synthase A, which yields MDAAVPSSPNAQRPEGHGTVGQGVALRGTWHPDYAPILTPEALEFVAKLARTFGGRREALLERRKAVQAAYDKGERPHFLPETKDIRESEWTVAPLPQDLLDRRVEITGPVDRKMIINALNSGANVFMADFEDANSPTWDNVVRGQLNLRDAVRGTISYTADNGKHYALHEKTAVLLARPRGWHLLERHLEVDGKPVSASLFDFGLYFFHNARALLEKGSGPYFYLPKMESHLEARLWNDVFHLAQSELGIARGSIKATVLIETLPAAFEMDEILYELREHSAGLNCGRWDYIFSFIKKLQADPKFVLPDRGQVTMDKAFLHNYSLRLIQVCHRRNVHAMGGMAAFIPIKGDPAANEAVLAKVRADKEREVRDGHDGTWVAHPGLVPVARAIFDQHMPGPNQLAKKRPDVRISEADLIAMPEGSRTEEGLRHNIRVGVQYLAAWLGGLGCVPLYNLMEDAATAEISRAQVWQWIHHRMPLADGKPVTLERFRQVLAEEMQRVEAEGASERYGAERMKEARELFEKLSTAPRFEDFLTLPAYEALMTHG from the coding sequence ATGGACGCGGCCGTTCCCTCCTCCCCCAATGCGCAACGTCCTGAAGGGCATGGGACCGTGGGACAGGGTGTCGCCCTCCGGGGGACCTGGCATCCGGATTACGCCCCCATCCTCACCCCCGAGGCCCTGGAGTTCGTGGCGAAGCTGGCGCGCACCTTCGGCGGCCGGCGCGAGGCCCTGCTGGAGCGGCGCAAGGCGGTGCAGGCCGCCTATGACAAGGGCGAGCGGCCCCACTTCCTCCCCGAGACGAAGGACATCCGGGAATCGGAGTGGACCGTGGCGCCCCTGCCCCAGGACTTGCTGGACAGGCGCGTGGAGATCACCGGCCCGGTGGACCGGAAGATGATCATCAACGCGCTCAACTCGGGGGCCAACGTCTTCATGGCGGACTTCGAGGACGCCAACAGCCCCACCTGGGACAACGTGGTGCGCGGGCAGCTCAACCTGCGCGACGCGGTGCGCGGCACCATCAGCTACACCGCCGACAACGGCAAGCACTACGCGCTGCACGAGAAGACGGCCGTGCTGCTGGCCCGCCCGCGCGGCTGGCACCTGCTGGAGCGCCACCTGGAGGTGGACGGCAAACCCGTGTCCGCCTCGCTCTTCGACTTCGGCCTCTACTTCTTCCACAACGCGCGCGCCCTGCTGGAGAAGGGCAGCGGCCCCTACTTCTACCTGCCCAAGATGGAGAGCCACCTGGAGGCCCGGCTGTGGAACGACGTGTTCCACCTGGCCCAGAGCGAGTTGGGCATCGCCCGCGGCTCCATCAAGGCCACCGTCCTCATCGAGACGCTGCCCGCCGCCTTCGAGATGGATGAAATCCTCTACGAGCTGCGCGAGCACTCGGCGGGGCTCAACTGCGGCCGCTGGGACTACATCTTCAGCTTCATCAAGAAGCTCCAGGCCGACCCGAAGTTCGTCCTGCCCGACCGCGGGCAGGTGACCATGGACAAGGCCTTCCTGCACAACTACTCGCTGCGCCTCATCCAGGTGTGCCACCGCCGCAACGTGCACGCCATGGGCGGCATGGCGGCCTTCATCCCCATCAAGGGGGACCCGGCCGCCAACGAGGCCGTGCTCGCCAAGGTGCGCGCGGACAAGGAGCGCGAGGTGCGCGACGGCCACGACGGCACCTGGGTGGCCCACCCGGGCCTCGTCCCGGTGGCGCGCGCCATCTTCGACCAGCACATGCCCGGGCCCAACCAGCTCGCCAAGAAGCGCCCGGACGTGCGCATCTCCGAGGCGGACCTCATCGCCATGCCCGAGGGCTCGCGCACCGAGGAGGGCCTGCGCCACAACATCCGCGTGGGCGTGCAGTACCTGGCCGCCTGGCTCGGAGGCCTGGGCTGCGTGCCGCTCTACAACCTCATGGAGGACGCGGCCACCGCGGAAATCTCCCGCGCCCAGGTGTGGCAGTGGATCCACCACCGCATGCCGCTCGCCGATGGCAAGCCCGTCACCCTGGAGCGCTTCCGCCAGGTGCTCGCCGAGGAGATGCAGCGCGTGGAAGCCGAGGGCGCCAGCGAGCGCTACGGCGCCGAGCGGATGAAGGAGGCGCGCGAGCTCTTCGAGAAGCTCTCCACCGCGCCCCGCTTCGAGGACTTCCTCACCCTGCCCGCCTACGAGGCCTTGATGACGCACGGCTGA